A window of Natrinema versiforme contains these coding sequences:
- a CDS encoding MBL fold metallo-hydrolase has product MRVTLLGTGDTTGTPTVGCDCDTCEAARERGVERTRFSVHVENERTDESLLIDFSPDFRSQFLRDEVPLPDAAVITHIHFDHLDGLGNVFRVLDSLEVYAADETDPETGKSVAETVRDDYHYLEPLTVVPTTPLETVRICGLDVTLVPVDHPPLVCYGLVVEDPVTGAKLSVTGDTSYEIPAASRDVLADADLLLADAIVPASLCEHHPIGGRHEDAEGTPRTFGTKHMTREGALAMAEKLNADRTRLVHLAHFYPAEEAFAEPLAVDGETYVL; this is encoded by the coding sequence ATGCGGGTGACCTTGCTGGGTACGGGCGACACGACCGGGACGCCGACCGTCGGCTGTGACTGTGACACCTGCGAGGCCGCCCGCGAGCGCGGCGTCGAACGCACGCGGTTCTCGGTCCACGTCGAGAACGAGCGGACCGACGAATCGCTGCTGATCGATTTCAGCCCCGACTTTCGCTCCCAGTTCCTCCGCGACGAGGTACCCCTGCCCGACGCCGCCGTCATCACCCACATCCACTTCGACCACCTCGACGGACTGGGCAACGTCTTCCGCGTGCTCGACTCCCTCGAGGTCTACGCGGCCGACGAGACCGACCCCGAGACCGGAAAGAGCGTCGCCGAGACGGTCCGGGACGACTATCACTACCTCGAGCCCCTGACCGTGGTGCCGACGACGCCCCTCGAGACGGTCCGCATCTGCGGGCTCGACGTGACGTTGGTCCCGGTCGATCACCCGCCGCTGGTCTGTTACGGGCTCGTCGTCGAGGACCCGGTGACGGGTGCGAAACTGTCGGTAACCGGCGATACGAGCTACGAGATTCCCGCCGCGTCCCGTGATGTCCTCGCCGACGCAGACCTCCTGCTCGCCGACGCCATCGTCCCCGCGAGCCTCTGTGAGCACCACCCCATCGGCGGTCGCCACGAGGACGCCGAGGGAACCCCGCGGACGTTCGGTACGAAGCACATGACTCGAGAGGGAGCCCTCGCGATGGCGGAGAAACTGAACGCCGATCGGACGCGGCTGGTCCACCTCGCCCACTTCTACCCCGCTGAGGAGGCCTTCGCGGAGCCGCTCGCGGTCGACGGCGAGACGTACGTGCTGTAG
- a CDS encoding SDR family oxidoreductase yields MSPNPDLKPLEEQTIVITGASSGIGLTTARTAADRGARVVLAARSEDALREATEEIRDDGGEAEYVVADVGDRDDVREIADTAAETYGGFDTWVNGAGISIYGKLTEVPVEDMREQFETNVWGVLYGSLEAAERLKQKDSGGAIINIGSIVSDRAIILQGSYSASKQAVKGFTDSLRMELERDDEPVSVTLVKPSAIDTPFAEHAKNYMETEASLPAPVYAPETVARTILDAAADPQREVTVGGGGKNMVAMGRTLSSAMDTLMETVFVDQQRKAEPPTESDGLEDPTGNLEERGGYEGHVAESSLYTRLRQRRVSPAVVAGLAATALYVGYRAIRGR; encoded by the coding sequence ATGAGTCCCAATCCGGATCTGAAACCGCTCGAGGAACAGACGATCGTGATCACCGGCGCGTCGTCGGGGATCGGCCTGACGACGGCGCGGACGGCCGCGGACCGCGGGGCGCGAGTGGTCCTCGCGGCCCGCAGCGAGGACGCGTTGCGGGAGGCGACCGAGGAGATCCGCGACGACGGCGGCGAGGCCGAGTACGTCGTCGCCGACGTGGGCGACCGGGACGATGTCCGCGAAATCGCCGACACGGCCGCGGAAACCTACGGCGGCTTCGATACGTGGGTCAACGGCGCGGGCATCTCCATCTACGGCAAGCTAACCGAGGTTCCGGTCGAGGACATGCGCGAGCAGTTCGAGACCAACGTCTGGGGAGTGCTGTACGGCTCGCTCGAGGCCGCCGAGCGCCTGAAGCAGAAAGACAGCGGCGGTGCGATCATCAATATCGGGAGCATCGTCTCCGATCGCGCGATCATCCTGCAGGGCAGCTATTCGGCGTCCAAACAGGCGGTCAAGGGCTTTACCGACTCGCTGCGCATGGAACTCGAGCGAGACGATGAACCCGTGTCCGTGACGCTCGTCAAACCGAGCGCGATCGACACGCCGTTCGCGGAGCACGCGAAGAACTACATGGAGACGGAAGCCTCGCTGCCGGCCCCCGTCTACGCGCCGGAGACGGTCGCGCGGACGATCCTCGACGCCGCGGCCGATCCCCAGCGCGAGGTGACCGTCGGCGGCGGCGGGAAGAACATGGTCGCGATGGGGCGGACCCTCTCGAGCGCGATGGACACCCTCATGGAGACGGTGTTCGTCGACCAACAGCGGAAGGCGGAGCCGCCGACCGAATCGGACGGGCTCGAGGATCCGACCGGCAACCTCGAGGAACGCGGCGGCTACGAGGGCCACGTCGCCGAGTCGAGTCTCTACACGCGGCTCCGCCAGCGACGGGTCTCGCCCGCGGTCGTCGCCGGCCTCGCGGCGACCGCCCTGTACGTGGGGTACAGGGCGATCCGCGGCCGGTGA